Part of the Haloarcula sp. H-GB4 genome is shown below.
GTGATGACGACGCGATGGCCCGGAAAGCAGGTGCAACCGTCGGACGGGAGCTACGGAGTCTCGGGATCAATCTGAATCTCGCGCCGGTCCTCGACGTCAACAACAACCCAGAGAACCCCGTAATCGGTGTCAGGTCCTTCGGGGAAGATCCCGAGCGTGTGGGCGCACTGGGCGCAGCCATGGCTCAGGGACTCCAGTCCGTGGATGTCGCTGCCTGCGGGAAACATTTCCCCGGTCATGGCGACACGGCAGTCGACTCTCATCTCGATCTGCCGGTGGTTGCCCACGAGCGGCCCCGACTGGAGCGCGTTGAGTTCCCCCCATTCGAAGCTGCGATACAGGGCGGCATCGACGCGATTATGACCACGCACGTCGCCTTTCCGGCGATAACAGGGGACGAGGAACTGCCGGCGACGATATCTTCAGCAGTCCAGACAGCACTGCTTCGGGAGCAATTCGGGTTTGATGGGTTACTCGTCACGGACTGTCTCGAGATGGATGCGATTGCTGAAGGCGTCGGCAGCGCCGAAGGGGCTGTCCGTGCAATAGAGGCCGGGTGTGATATCGTCACTGTTTCGCACACGCTTGAGCAACAGCGCGCAGCGATTGAGGCCGTTCTTACTGCCGTCCGGACGGGACGGCTTACCGAGGAGCGAATCGACCGGTCGCTGCATCGCATCCAGCATTATAAAGAGCAACGGCTGGGTGAATCTGAGACTGCCGAAGCGCCGGAGTGGGATGGCTGTGCGGCTGCGTCGAAACAGCTTGCAACTGAAATCGCAAACTGTGGGATAACACTCGTCAGGGACGACAACGAGACACTGCCGTTCGATACGTCACGTCATCTGCACGTGGTTAGCTTTACTGGGACGCGGGGGTCGCCCGCCGAGGACGACCGATACGACCCAGAGGTGGTCGCTGCTGCGCTCAGAGAGGTCGGGTTTGAAATTACGACGCATACCATGGCTGGCGGTGAGACCGTCGATATAACGCCAGCAAACGAGCAGATTGTGGCCGTCAGTTACGATGCCCTGTCGAGCGAGGCACAGGCAGAGACACTCCAGACACTCGTTGCGCACCACGAGCAGGTAGCAGTCCTTGCTGTGCGGAACCCGTACGACCTCGCTGTCTGTCCAGACGCGGCGACGTTTTTGACGACATACGACTACTCGCCGGGTGTGATTCAGGCAGCGGCGAAAACACTGGCAGGGGCAGTCAAACCAACAGGGACGCTGCCGGTCACAATTCCCGAGTGAGGTATCTTCAAACACGGTGCTTGTCAAGCGCCCACGGCGCTATCCGAGGAATTCCTGTGCAGACTCGTGGAGCGGGACGAACCCCTCCGCACTGCGGGCACCAGCCTGTTTGCCAAACACGAGATTCTCGGCGCGAAGTCCATCAATGAGGTTATCGAACTCAGCATCGATACCGCCGTGCTCAACGAGGAACTCCACCTGTGACTCGTGTTTCTCAATTGCTGTGACCTTTTGTTCCAGATACCCATCAATATCGATGAACATGGATGGAGTAAACTCCGATGTCGGCTTGCCGAAGTAGTAGATGTTGTCCGGATCGCAGGGTTCGAAATCCGTCTCAACGAGTGGCAGCGACGCCATGTAGTACGCGTCCGTAACTAACCGTGAAGTCGCCCGATGATCTGGATGCATATCGTCTTTGTAATGCGTGAGGATGATGTCCGGCTCATACTCCCGGATTACATCCACTATCTCGACACGGTGCTCTAGGGAGTAAGTGATTCGCCCGTCCTTGAAATCGAGAAAAGCGACTTCTGACGCGCCTAACACGGCTCCCGAGTCGCGGGCCTCCTGTTCGCGCACTCGCCCGACCGCTTCCTGTGAGTTCGTTTGTAGCCCGCCGTATTCGCCCCGGGTCATATGTACGATACTAACCTCATCACCACGTTCAGCGTGCTTTGCTATCGTACCGCCACAGAAGACATCTGCGTCGTCTGGGTGGGCAACTACTACGAGGACATTCATGCTGTGCTATGATATTGTCAGTTATTATTTATACTTTTCTTTGTCACAGATGCGTGAGCAGGCGGTCAACGACGTACGCAGCACCGTCTTCATCAAGACACATTGGGTTGAGAACAATCTCCCCCTCGTCGATACGATCCTCACCGACATACACGCGGGGGTCCTCCCGCTGAAGCTCTGAGACCAGCGTCGCTGCCGGGGAGGTGGATTGGGAGCTGGGAATGTCGACAATGACGTGAGGTGCCACACTCTGCTCACCGCCAGCGACAACTGTGGTCGCCACGCCCGCCGACTCAAGCTGGCCTGCCATGCTCTGGGCGAGATTCTCCCACTCGGCAACAAGCGCCTCCTGATCCTCTTCGATGAATAGTTCTAGCGCGCGAATGAGGCCGACAAGTTCCTCTTTCCCGACCTTGAGCGACCGTCCGATACCCTGTCTGGGGACCCCATCGAATCGTTCCGTATCGATAAGCGAACTGGGTGGGTTCCAGACTCGACGGTCGACGTGCATATCTTGATGCTGGGCCGCGATTGAGCGGATATACCGACGTTTGCCGGCGATAAGACCCGTCGTTTGCGGGCCACGGATTCCTTTACCACCACTGAACACCACCATGTCTGCTCCCTGTTCGACGAAACGGGAGAGGTTTTCAATGGGCGGAACCTCGGCGGCAGCGTCGACAATCACGGGCACATCGTGTCGATGTGCAATCTCCGAGACAGTAGAAAGTTCGGGCTGTGTGTACGTTTTCTGGACGTACGCAACCCCAGCAGTGTTCTGGTCAATAGCGCTTTCGATTTCCCAGGGTTCAACGTTTGTTGCGCCGGTTCCAAGGTGGTAATCGTTTGTCCCGACATCGACGATGTTTGCGCCCGCCGCCCGCAATGCATGGTCATATCCAGTCCGGTGAGTCCGGGGCATCACGATGTCGTTTGGTGCGTCTGTCGGATGGGGTAACTCCGACATAGTCTTCGGGTCGTCCCCCGCGATCGCGGCAGCTGCGGCCAACAACAGACCGGCTTCAGCGCCCGGCGAAACGTATCCGGCTTCCGCCCCAGCGATTTCAGCGATCTGTTCGGACGCCTTTGCTTCTAGATCACTCAACTGAACGAATTCGTCGGCAGCAGCGCGCATGGCGTCCGCGGCTTCTTCCCGAATGAGGCTGCCACCGATCCGCGTTTTCGTTCCCGCTGCATTGATGACCGGCGTGACGCCTAACTGACGATACACTGACTCTGACTCTGTTGTGAATGGAACCATAGTTGTGCTCTTTTCACTACCGCTAATCCTGTATACGAACTCAAACCTTCTCCAGGTATATGAAAGGTTCCCATCTATAATCGAAGAACACAAACTATTATATATCTCTGTGAAGCAATAACAGATATCGCATGGCACAGTTAGCGCTCGATAACCTTGTCAAGACGTTCTCCGACGGGAGCGACGAGGTTGTCGCTGTCGATACGGTGGATATGTCGCTGAACGACGGCGAATTTCTGGTACTGGTCGGCCCATCCGGCTGTGGAAAATCGACAACCTTGCGGATGGTTGCCGGGCTTGAGACGGTAACTGAGGGCGATATTTTGATCGGAGATGAATCCGTTATCGGCACCGAGCCCCGTGACCGCGACATCGCGATGGTCTTTCAGAACTACGCGCTCTATCCACACATGACCGCAAAAGAGAATATGTCGTTTGGGTTGAAGATGACGACAGATCTGGATACAGAGACGATTGAACAGCGTGTAACCGAGACAGCCGAGATGATGGGCATTGAGGACCTGCTTGATGATCCGCCAAAGGAGCTCTCTGGCGGCCAGCAACAGCGAGTGGCGCTCGGAAGAGCAATCGTCCGGGACCCGGCAGTGTTCTTGATGGACGAACCGCTGAGCAATCTGGATGCCAAACTCCGGACGAAAATGCGGACCGAACTAAAGAGCCTCCAGAACGAACTCGATGTTACGACCATCTATGTCACCCACGATCAGACGGAGGCAATGACGATGGGCGACCGTATCGCTATTCTGGACGACGGCGTATTACAGCAGGTTGGAACGCCACTGAAGTGTTATCACCGTCCAGCCAATCGGTTTGTCGCCGGATTTATCGGGTCGCCCTCGATGAATTTCATTCCTGCCGCTGTTGAGGACGGATCACTAGTACATCAGGAGTTTACCTATGCGCTATCTGCCGAAACCGCCGCCCAACTTGACGGGCACGATAAAGTCATTCTCGGCGTCCGACCTGAGGATATTCAACTCAGCACCGCGACGGGACCGGAGCAGACAGTCACCGCGACCGTCGACGTTGTTGAGCCACTTGGGGATCTATTTCACGTGTACGTAACTATTGATGGGCAGCAGTATACGGTCACCGTCGAGGATGGGACAAACCTCGGGAATGGGGTCAGAGTCGGATTGAAGTTCCCAGAGGATGTCATCCATCTCTTTGATGCGGACTCTGGCACCGCGATCAAAAACAGTGAAACGGAGATCGACGAAGAGAGTCCGGTTGCCGCCTGATTTTCTTGTCCGGTAACGCCCGAGAGGACGTGACTTGAGAGAAGAACACCCAGTGGTAGTGACGACCGGGAGAATACCCAGTCGGCCACCGAAGGAAATAGAGCACTGCCAAGCCCATTTTGCCGGCACACTGAGCGCAGGGCTGGCTGACGATATGATCCGAGAAGTACTTGCTTAGTATTCAATATTCTCTCCCCACAAGCGAGTGTGAGAGTTTGTTTCGTAATATGAAATTGTTCGGATAGCCACTAGAAGTAGCTAGCAAGGCGGAATCACTCGCTAGATGAACTGCCATAGTTGCGGAGCGTCAGGATAGTACCACTGCTTTGTTTCGTAATGCGACATCTTTAGAGAGGACAGATAACAGATGTACATACATTATCGGGTCGGGCTACATCTCTCACCAAACGCTCAAGAGTAACAGAGAGGCAGACACATCCCTGACTGAGATTCAACAGCAGTGAACAGTTCACAGTATATCCTGATGGTTGCACTGTGGACCCATAGCTCGCAACCTCTGGAGGGCCGACCACTAAATAACATGTGTACGCCTATTACTAGTATCGGTTCTCGCACTGAGGCTCGCCAATTTCGGGTTATAGTGGTGGAGTGCAGTAACACCCAGTATCAAACTGCTACGTGAAGGAGTGGCGGTTGTACAGCGAGAGAGCGGAGTACGAACAGGACCAGTCGGAGCGGATTGGGATACGGTGGCAAGATTTGTCCCGGTTGCCGCTGATATCTTTCCTAGGGTTTCACTGCATTTCGTATACTGAGATCAGATTCAATCAGATTGAACGCAATATTGAGCAGTAAGGGTACCAGTGTGCGATATCTACACCAGTCGAACTAGACATCGATATACGATTGCCCGCCTCCGTTTTTCAGTGGTTACCAAGCATGTGGACCGAAAGAACGGAAATTCAGGGAGTGGAGTGGATCGGCGAGGCGAAGAGACCGTGTCACAGTACAGTCACCGCGACGCCACTGAGAATACACCGGGCAGAACAGTCCTTGGACAGAGTTCAATTTGGTTGAATAATTTTATAACCACTTAGCTAAATATACGTGTATGACAGGACAAGACCCTATAGAGTCCGCCGAAAGAGTGCTCGATATTATTGAAGCACTGAAAACGGAGCAGGCACTCGGCGTCACTGAACTGGCAGAGCGGGTGGGGATGCCCAAGAGCACGGTCCACGTTCATCTCTCAACTCTCAAGAGTCGAGGCTACGTCGTACAGGACCAGAACAAGGCCTATCGGCTGGGCTTACGATTTCTTGATATTGGGATGAAAGTCCGCGAGCGACAGGAAATGTATCAGGAAGTCGCTCCAAAACTGAACGAGATAGCCGACGAAACTGATGAAAAAGCGTGGTGGATCGTCGAAGAGAACGGCAAGGCAGTCTTCCTGGCGAAATCACTCGGCAGTCGGGCGATTCAGACAAACTCACAAATCGGCCAGTACACCGAACTGTACAGGCTGGCTGGTGGAATGGCAATTCTCTCAGTATTGCCGAAACACCGACGGCAATCAATCGTTGACGGCTACGACTACCCCCTTCCAGACGGTCGAAATCGGCAGGAACTCGAAGCGGAACTTGACGAGATTCAGGACCGCGGGGTTGCCTACGGCATTGACCAGTTCCTCGAAGGCGTAGCCGGTGTCGGTGCACCGCTGGTAGACAACGCCGGCAACACGTACGGTGCTATCAGTGTCTCGGGGCCGGCGAACAGGCTAGACTCGGAACGCATCGAGAACGAACTGACCGACCTCATCCGTGGAATCTCCGGCGAGCTACAGGTAAATCTATCCTATCAATAGTTCTACTGACTCGAACACTACTGATTTGGGCTATCTCTCCGTGAGGCCGTTTGTTCCCCGCCCAGCAAGGCGCTGACACAACAGTCTCCCCCATTCAAGAGAATAGAACGATCCGTGAGATATGTTCACAACTATTTAACCGCTCCCGATCGTGCATGGAACTCAAGCGATGGGTGGTCGGACTTGTGTCAAGCAGACCCCTACGCCATGTGAGCTAATGACCAGAGATTGGATCGATGTCTGCTGATTGTCGCCTAGATCAGTCAGTGACACCGACGCCGAGGTGTCTGTCGAGTACGTCCTTGTCGTCTTGGATCTCCGCCGCAGTTCCCTCGTGGACGATTTTGCCTTTTTCCAGGATGTACGTATACTCCGAGACCTCGAGTGCAACCGGGATGTTCTGCTCGACGACCAGCACTGTGATACCTTGCTCGTTCAATTCGAGGATGAGGTCCTCTATCTGCCGGACGACATAGGGAGCAAGCCCTTCGGTCGGTTCGTCAAGCAACAACAGATCCGGGTCAGCAGTCAGGGCACGACCGACCGCAAGCATCTGCTGTTCGCCACCCGAAAGGACCGACCCATCTCTGTGTTCTCGCTCTGCGAGGTTCTCGAACATATCCAGTACATCGTCGACTGATGGCCCGTCAGGCGACTCGGCACCAATCTCACCCATTCTGATGTTCTCCCGAACGGTGAGTTCGGGGAAGATCCGGCGCTCTTCAGGAACGAACCCGATACCGCGCCGGATCGTCGTCTCGGAGTTGCGTGTCGTGATATCCTCGCCGTTGAACGTTATTGACCCTCCGTTCGGGGTGATGTTGCCCACAATCGACCGGAGCGTCGTTGTCTTGCCGACCCCGTTGCGCCCGACCAGCGACACAACGCTTCCGCGTTCGACGTCCATCGAGACGCCCTGCAGTACCTCAGTCATCCCGTACCCGGCCCGGACATCCTCGAGAGAAAGTAGCGGGTCAGTCATTCTCGAACACCACCGAGGTACGCATCGCGGACGTCCTCGTTGTTTGCGATCTCTTCAGGAGTCCCGCTTGCGAGTTCTTCGCCGCGGGTCAGGACAGTAATCCGGTCCGAGACACGCATCACAAGGTCGATATCGTGTTCAATGAGCATCAGCGACCGGTCTGAGAGAACCTCATCGATAAGATTCATCGTGGCCTGTGTCTCCTCGCTACTCATTCCGGCGGTTGGTTCGTCGAGCATGACGAGATCGGGGTCTGTCGCCAGTACGAGACCCAGCTCGAGTCGGCGCTGGTCGCCGTACGCAAGAGCCTCTGCGTGCTCGTCAGCCCGGTCTCGAAGACCGATCTGCTCCAGCACTGTCCCAGTTTGCTCCGTAATTTCATCGAAGCCGTTCTTGTCACGGAACAGTGCCTCGCCGGGATTGATCTCGTCACTGTGGACGGACTGTGCTGCCAGACGCACGTTTTCTCTGACGGTGAGGCCGCCGAAAACATTCGTAATCTGGAACGACCGTCCCAGTCCCCGGCCGACCCGTTCGTGTGGTGCGACGTTAGTAATATCCTCACCCTTGAACCGCACAACGCCTTCTGACGGCGATAGCGCGCCAGTGATGAGATTAAACGTCGTTGTCTTTCCGGCCCCGTTTGGCCCGATAACGCTCCTGAACTCACCATCCGCAACCGACAGTGAAACGTCGTCAACGGCGGTGAGCTTGCCGAACCGCTTCGTCAGTCCGTCCGTTTCGAGTACAGTCTCAGTCATCGCTTCTCACCTCCGGTTCATCCATATCTACGGTACCATCCGCGTTGTTGGCCGTCTCCAGTCGCTGTGCCACGAGGGACGGAATTGATACGATACCGCGTGGGACGAACAGCACGAACAGGATAAACATCGTCCCGATAATAAGCCGCCACTGGTCGGTGTACGACGAGAGGAATTCCTCGGCGCCGAAGAAGACACCGGAGCCGATCATGGGACCGTACAGTGTTCCCATCCCACCGAACAGCGCAATGACAATGACCTCGCCTGAGTGGATCCAGTTGAGTGTCTGGTCCGGTGAGATGATGACAGTTGACGGACTGATGGCGAGGAGTCCGCCGGCCAGTCCGGCCATACCGCCGCTGATGACAAACGCTCGGCGCTTGTATCTGTTGACGTCGTACCCGATGAACTCCGCTCGCTCTTCGCTTTCCCGGATCGACTGCAGGACACTGCCAAACGGCGCGTTCATCATGCGCCGAGCGAACAGGAGCGAGAGCACGGCAATGAACAGGGCGAGATAGTAGAACACGAACTGCTGTCCGACTTCATACCCGAGGACCCCGAACTCGATGTTCGAGAGTGACGCCCCGATACTACCGAGTCCGAGGAACGCCTCGAAGCCGAGCAGGCCGTCGCTCCCGCCAGTGAAGTCGAACTTGAACACAGCGCTGTAGAGCAACTCCGCAAACGCCAGCGTAATCATCGCGAAGTACACGCCGGAAACGCGAATAGAGAGGCTTCCGACGATCCAGGCTAGGACGGCACAGATGAGAATAGCCCCGAGTAACACGACAAAAACAGACTGTGAGTAGTGCAACATGACGAGCGCAGCGGTGTATGCGCCAACGCCGTAGAACATCGTGTGGCCGAGCGGGACCAGTCCGGCGTACCCCATCACGATATCCAGACTCAGTGCGAAGATGGCCCAGATGAGGATCTCATTAAGCACGACAAGGTAGTACTGATCGCCCATGAACAGAATCGCGACTGGCGCAACTGCAAGCGCGACGACGGCGATACCACCGAGCCGTACCCGTGTGCTGTCTGCCAGTATCCCGCCGTACCCGCCGACGAGAATCTCGCCTTCACCTTCTGACTCTTCACCCCGCGTTCCAAACAGCCCTTGTGGTTTCACCAGCAACACCGCAATCATAAGCAGGTACACGGTCAACCCTTCCAGATTGGGGACGCTCAGTGTCGTGTCACCAAACGTGGCCAGAACACTCCCACTGTAGGCCCGCATCAGCGTCTGGACGACACCGACGAGCAATCCGCCGAAGACAGCCCCTCTGAAGCTACCGAGGCCACCGAGGACGACGACAACGAATGCTGGAATGATGACGCTGTTCCCCATACCAGTGTTCACGTTCTGGTAGCCGCCAAGGACAATCCCGGCGACGGCGGCGAGCGCTGCACCGACGCCAAAGACCAGCGTGTAATACTGGTCGATGTCAATGCCGACGTTCCGAACCATCTCGCGGTCCTGCGACCCGGCACGGATGATCATCCCGTACTTTGTCCGGTTCAGCAGGTACCACGTCACTACCGCGAGCAACGCTGCGAAGACGATCATGAAATAATTATACACGGATACCTGGACGCCCAGTATAGACACTGGCTGGCTCAGATACTCAGGGACAGCTAGCTGTCGTTGCTGTGTCCCCCAGATAAGACGGATCACGTCATTGATGACGAGCACGAGCCCGAACGTCAGGAGAATATGATATAGCGGGTCTCGGCCATACAGTGGCCGGACAGTCGTTCGCTCGATAGCGGCACCGATGAGACCGACGACGACCGGTGCAACCACTATCGCGATCCAGAACCCAGTCCCCGCACCGAACGGCGCAATGATGCTCAAAGAGAGATACGCACCGAGTGCGAACAGCTCGCCATGGGAGAAGTTGATCACGTCCATCACGCCGAAGATGACTGATAGTCCGGCGGCTAACAGGACATAAACCATCCCCAGGGTGAGGCCATTCAGCAGTTGTTCAATGAAATCGGCAGCAACCATTGTACTACCTACATCTCACAGCCGAGGTCACTGGCTGGTGGCAGCGTCTCCGAACCCGGGACCTGCTCAAGGAGTTCGACATCCGCTGAATCACTATCGCCCTCGACGAGTTCGGCCATCCACGTCGGATTGGTGGCCTGGTGATCGCTCTCCCGAAGCGTGATGTCCCCCAGTACTGTCGTGAACGTGCCACCTTCGAGTGCGTCCCGGACATCCCCCGGTTCGGTACTCCCGGCCTCGTGCATTCCCTTGGCCATCAGTCGCATCGAGTCGTAGCCGACGCGGGCAAAGTTGCCGGGCTCTCTGTCGTTCTCGCTGGCGTAGGCCTCAACGAATGCCTGATTGTCCCCCATCTCGATCGAGGGGTCGTACCGAGCGCCACCGAATGTACCAACGCTGTTCGACCCGGTCCCGGCACGGACACTCTGGAACGTCTGGGTCGGACCGACAACAGCGACCTGGTCGGTGAGGCCCTGGTCCGCGGCCTGGTTGGTGAAGTTCACCAGATCACCGCCGGTCATCCCCAGCATGACCACGTCAGCCTCGGAATTGCTGATCTGCGTGATGAACGAGCCGTAGTTGCTTGCACCCAGCTCCGACGTTGATGTTCCGACCTCGGTGTAGTCGTCGCTGGCATTCTCCATGCGCCTGCTCGTGCGGTTGTACACCGAGTCGCCGTACGCGTAGTCCGCGTAGTGGAACCAGACATTGGTCCCCAGATTGTTGACCGAGTATGCCGATATCGCCTCGGCAATCTGTGCAGTATTCGTCTCAAAACGGAACACCCATTCGTTGCAGGCAGACCCGGTGATCGGAACCGCTGCACCGCCGGGGAAGTAGATATGCTCAGACTGAGCGGCAAAGTCATTCAGCCCAAGCGCAACCGAACTGGAAATCGCACCGAACACGAACTCTGCTCCATCCTCCTGAACAACACGCTGAGCCTCTGACTGTGCGGCCCCAGCTTCGGTTTCTGTGTCGCCCGTCACCAACTCGAACTCGAAGTCGTAGTCGTCGTTGTTGTTTATCTCCGTCACAGCGAGTTCAGCCCCAGTGCGCTGGCCCGGTCCGAGAGAGCTGTACGGGCCAGTCATTGGGTTCAGGCTCGCAACAGTTACTGCCTCCTCGCCGCCTGTTGACCCGCCTTGACAGCCAGCGAGGCCAAGCGCGCCGACCGCCCCGGCAGCGGCGATGAACTGTCTCCGTGACCGGTCGATTCCCACAGTACTGTCTGGTGAGGTACCTTCGTTCGACATAGGTTCATTATCTATTGTTAAGCAAATCGTATTAAAGCCTTGCCCCCTGTCGGCGCGTCTCACGCTGTTCGCTGCGTTCAGTAGGGCGCTATCGCGTCCTCTCGCTTACGCTCCCACCACCGCAGTGATCTAGCTAGTGTTGTCGTCCTGCCTGTACAGCCACGCCAGCGCAGTCCCGAGTACTGCGGTCACTCCAGTCAGTGTCGTGAAGCCGGGCCCACTGGCCTCAGTCCCGGTGTTCGCTTCCGTCGCTGTGTCCGCGCTCGCTGTTTCTTCGGTCGTTGTCGCGCCGCTCGCCACAGTACTCTCGTCTGTCTCAGTGCCGTCACTCGTCGGCGTGTCACCGATAGCGGCGCCAGCTGGATTTGCTGGCATCGACAGCGCTCGAGTCTCGGCTGTAGCGGACTCGATATCTGCATCGGCGAACAACAGCTGTTTGTACTCGAAATTCTCGAACATCGCCAGCTGGTCATCGTAATGCTCGCCAGTAGTGCCGTCTGGAGCGACATAGCCGTCGTTTCCGGGCGGAAGGATGTTCTCTGCCTTCGGGTCGTCGCTGAGCCGGACGATGTGGTTCTCAGTCCCGCGGTTCATCAGCGCCGTGTTCCCAGCGGACGTGACGCCGATAGGCATCCCGAACAGCGCGAGGTTATCGAACTCGTGCAGGGCCGCCTCACGCCGCCAGCTTGCCGGTTCACCGTCGTATTGCTCGGCGAGTTCGTTCACGGCGGTTTGGAACGCGCTGACCAGGGCGTTCGTGACATCTCCATCGGCATACTCGGCCTGCGTTGCCAGTGCTGTCTCCGCCGGATTGAGGACCCGCATCAGGGTGCCGCGACCGTAGTCGTAGCCGAGGAAGTACGATGCCGGGCCGTAGGCGCTCCCGAACGTCTCGCTGAAAACCTCCTCCAGAATGTACGGGAACGTCGCGTCCCAGATGGTGTATCCGGCAGAGTGGCGTCCTTCGTTGTCTTCGCCGTCAGCCTGTGCAAAGTGGTCCCACGAGGCCAGTTCGTCGCGCGCTTGCTGTTCGGTATCGGAGAGGTCTGCGTCCGCAAGCGCATCAAGCAGGTGGTCTCTGTACCGAATCGAGCGCAGGTCGGTAAAGGAGATATCGTAGATAACAGTCTTCAAGAAGTCGTATTCGACTGTCTCCTCCTGTGCTAACCGCTGTTCGACCAGATTGATGATCCGCTGTACGCGGTGGTCGGTCGACCACGAATAGCTCAGATCGCCGTTGTTCCACGCAGGCGCGGGTTTGTTGTTCCACTGTGCTGAGTATCCCGGG
Proteins encoded:
- a CDS encoding ABC transporter substrate-binding protein; protein product: MSNEGTSPDSTVGIDRSRRQFIAAAGAVGALGLAGCQGGSTGGEEAVTVASLNPMTGPYSSLGPGQRTGAELAVTEINNNDDYDFEFELVTGDTETEAGAAQSEAQRVVQEDGAEFVFGAISSSVALGLNDFAAQSEHIYFPGGAAVPITGSACNEWVFRFETNTAQIAEAISAYSVNNLGTNVWFHYADYAYGDSVYNRTSRRMENASDDYTEVGTSTSELGASNYGSFITQISNSEADVVMLGMTGGDLVNFTNQAADQGLTDQVAVVGPTQTFQSVRAGTGSNSVGTFGGARYDPSIEMGDNQAFVEAYASENDREPGNFARVGYDSMRLMAKGMHEAGSTEPGDVRDALEGGTFTTVLGDITLRESDHQATNPTWMAELVEGDSDSADVELLEQVPGSETLPPASDLGCEM